The following are from one region of the Mangifera indica cultivar Alphonso chromosome 14, CATAS_Mindica_2.1, whole genome shotgun sequence genome:
- the LOC123196516 gene encoding acetyl-coenzyme A synthetase, chloroplastic/glyoxysomal-like isoform X2 produces MSFCAFNPRRLFIIKFKRCPLQFHASHRHYHRLVTINEFKLFCALFNTSIQHNWARRRVSTLYLFDFGGDFLFFFPFRHTRTVTVPPCITGSSPSLVGYHYNSLRLPGLGLRGATYKAPALASTHPVKLQKHSPSSFRTPFSSSFLSLLGAGGGAGCRRVVVMMGSSGLKTANYLRHVESLKSSPSGAGNIPQLNAVILGEALASEENDRVYPSDDFTRQALVPSPKKYLEMYKRSIEDPAGFWAEIASQFYWKQKWDQQVCSENLDIRKGNIKIEWFKGGITNICYNCVDRNIEAGLGDKMAIYWEGNELGDDATLTYSQLLHQVCQLANYLKDIGVKKGDAVIIYLPMLMELPIAMLACARIGAVHSVVFAGFSAESLSQRIMDCKPKAVITCNAVKRGPKVIPLKDIVDAAVVDCANNGVSVDVCLIYDNQSAMTRENTKWQEGRDIWWQDVIPKYPTTCEIEWVDAEDPLFLLYTSGSTGKPKGVLHTTGGYMVYTATTFKYAFDYKLSDVYWCTADCGWITGHSYVTYGPLLNGASVVVFEGAPNYPDSGRCWDIVDKYKVTIFYTAPTLVRSLMREGDEYVTRYSRKSLRVLGSVGEPINPSAWRWFYNVVGDARCPISDTWWQTETGGFMITPLPGAWPQKPGSATFPFFGVQPVIVDEKGVELEGECSGYLCVKTSWPGAFRTLYGDHERYETTYFKPFAGYYFSGDGCCRDKDGYHWLTGRVDDVINVSGHRIGTAEVESALVSHPQCAEAAVVGIEHEVKGQGIYAFVTLVEGVPYSEVLRKSLILTVRKQIGAFAAPDKIHWAPGLPKTRSGKIMRRILRKIASRQLDELGDTSTLADPGVVDQLIALADS; encoded by the exons ATGTCGTTTTGCGCTTTTAATCCCAGACGCTTATTTATCATCAAATTCAAACGCTGTCCGCTGCAATTTCATGCATCACATCGCCATTATCACCGCTTAGTAACTATAAACGAGTTCAAGCTTTTTTGTGCGCTTTTTAACACTTCAATTCAACACAATTGGGCGCGCCGCAGAGTCTCCACTCTATATCT TTTTGACTTTGGAGgggattttcttttcttttttccattccGTCATACCAGAACGGTCACCGTGCCGCCCTGCATAACAG GTAGTAGTCCCAGTTTAGTTGGGTATCATTACAATAGTTTACGTCTACCCGGTTTAGGACTAAGAGGGGCTACCTATAAAGCTCCCGCTTTGGCCTCAACCCATCCGGTCAAACTACAAAAACATTCACCATCTTCCTTCAGAACACCCTTCTCTTCGTCCTTCTTGTCTCTTTTGGGTGCTGGTGGCGGTGCTGGTTGTAGACGGGTAGTGGTGATGATGGGATCTTCCGGTTTGAAGACAGCAAATTACTTGAGACATGTGGAATCTTTGAAAAGTTCCCCATCTGGGGCTGGTAATATCCCACAGTTGAACGCTGTAATTTTGGGTGAAGCTCTTGCTTCTGAAGAGAATGATCGTGTTTATCCTAGTGATGATTTCACTCGCCAGGCGTTGGTTCCTTCACCAAAGAAG TATTTGGAAATGTACAAAAGGTCAATTGAGGACCCTGCCGGTTTCTGGGCCGAGATTGCTTCCCAATTCTATTGGAAGCAAAAATGGGACCAACAAGTTTGCTCAGAGAATCTGGATATCAGGAAAGGCAATATCAAGATCGAG TGGTTCAAGGGCGGTATCACCAACATCTGCTATAATTGCGTGGACAGAAACATTGAAGCTGGATTAGGTGACAAAATGGCTATTTACTGGGAAGGCAACGAGCTTGGTGATGATGCCACTCTGACATACTCTCAGCTGCTCCATCAAGTTTGCCAG CTTgcaaattatttgaaagatattggtgtTAAAAAGGGTGATGCTGTAATTATTTACTTGCCCATGTTAATGGAACTCCCTATAGCTATGCTTGCATGCGCTCGCATTGGTGCAGTTCATTCG GTTGTATTTGCCGGATTCTCTGCAGAATCGCTTTCACAGAGAATCATGGACTGCAAACCAAAAGCTGTAATAACATGTAATGCTGTTAAGAGAGGCCCTAAGGTCATCCCACTGAAGGACATAGTCGATGCCGCCGTTGTTGACTGTGCCAATAATGGGGTCTCTGTAG ATGTGTGCTTAATTTATGATAATCAATCAGCAATGACAAGAGAAAACACTAAATGGCAGGAAGGAAGAGACATATGGTGGCAG GATGTCATCCCTAAATATCCAACTACTTGTGAAATAGAGTGGGTTGATGCAGAAGATCCTCTTTTTCTGCTCTATACTAGTGGGAGTACGGGAAAACCAAAG ggTGTTCTCCACACAACTGGAGGATATATGGTATACACTGCAACGACTTTCAAGTATGCATTTGACTACAAGCTGTCTGATGTCTACTG GTGTACTGCTGACTGTGGTTGGATTACGGGGCACAGTTATGTCACATATGGACCATTGCTCAATGGAGCTTCAGTGGTTGTATTTGAAGGG GCTCCAAATTATCCTGATTCTGGTCGCTGTTGGGACATTGTTGACAAATACAAGGTGACAATATTCTATACTGCACCAACTTTGGTGCGGTCTCTTATGCGTGAAGGTGATGAG TATGTTACCCGCTATTCTCGCAAATCCTTACGGGTCCTTGGAAGTGTAGGCGAGCCTATTAATCCAAGTGCATGGAG GTGGTTCTACAATGTAGTTGGAGACGCAAGGTGTCCTATATCTGACACTTGGTGGCAAACTGAAACTGGTGGCTTCATG ATTACTCCGTTACCTGGTGCCTGGCCACAGAAGCCTGGTTCTGCTACTTTTCCTTTCTTTGGGGTTCAG CCTGTCATAGTAGATGAGAAGGGTGTTGAGCTTGAAGGCGAGTGCAGTGGGTACCTTTGTGTGAAAACCTCATGGCCTGGTGCATTTCGGACTCTTTATGGTGATCATGAAAGATATGAAACTACATACTTTAAGCCTTTCGCTGGATATTATTTTTCTGGTGATGGCTGTTGCAG GGACAAGGATGGATATCACTGGCTCACTGGACGAGTTGATGATGTTATCAACGTTAG TGGACATCGTATTGGCACAGCAGAAGTGGAATCTGCTTTAGTTTCTCATCCACAATGTGCAGAAGCTGCTGTGGTTGGCATTGAGCACGAG GTGAAAGGACAGGGCATATATGCATTTGTAACTCTTGTGGAGGGTGTTCCTTACAGTGAGGTACTCCGGAAGAGCCTTATACTCACAGTGAGAAAGCAG ATCGGAGCATTTGCTGCGCCTGACAAAATCCATTGGGCCCCTGGCCTTCCGAAAACAAGGAGTGGAAAGATAATGAGGAGGATTCTGCGGAAAATCGCTTCCAGGCAGTTAGATGAGCTTGGCGACACAAGCACACTCGCAGATCCAGGTGTGGTGGATCAACTAATTGCACTTGCAGATAGCTGA
- the LOC123196516 gene encoding acetyl-coenzyme A synthetase, chloroplastic/glyoxysomal-like isoform X4, with amino-acid sequence MSFCAFNPRRLFIIKFKRCPLQFHASHRHYHRLVTINEFKLFCALFNTSIQHNWARRRVSTLYLFDFGGDFLFFFPFRHTRTVTVPPCITGLRGATYKAPALASTHPVKLQKHSPSSFRTPFSSSFLSLLGAGGGAGCRRVVVMMGSSGLKTANYLRHVESLKSSPSGAGNIPQLNAVILGEALASEENDRVYPSDDFTRQALVPSPKKYLEMYKRSIEDPAGFWAEIASQFYWKQKWDQQVCSENLDIRKGNIKIEWFKGGITNICYNCVDRNIEAGLGDKMAIYWEGNELGDDATLTYSQLLHQVCQLANYLKDIGVKKGDAVIIYLPMLMELPIAMLACARIGAVHSVVFAGFSAESLSQRIMDCKPKAVITCNAVKRGPKVIPLKDIVDAAVVDCANNGVSVDVCLIYDNQSAMTRENTKWQEGRDIWWQDVIPKYPTTCEIEWVDAEDPLFLLYTSGSTGKPKGVLHTTGGYMVYTATTFKYAFDYKLSDVYWCTADCGWITGHSYVTYGPLLNGASVVVFEGAPNYPDSGRCWDIVDKYKVTIFYTAPTLVRSLMREGDEYVTRYSRKSLRVLGSVGEPINPSAWRWFYNVVGDARCPISDTWWQTETGGFMITPLPGAWPQKPGSATFPFFGVQPVIVDEKGVELEGECSGYLCVKTSWPGAFRTLYGDHERYETTYFKPFAGYYFSGDGCCRDKDGYHWLTGRVDDVINVSGHRIGTAEVESALVSHPQCAEAAVVGIEHEVKGQGIYAFVTLVEGVPYSEVLRKSLILTVRKQIGAFAAPDKIHWAPGLPKTRSGKIMRRILRKIASRQLDELGDTSTLADPGVVDQLIALADS; translated from the exons ATGTCGTTTTGCGCTTTTAATCCCAGACGCTTATTTATCATCAAATTCAAACGCTGTCCGCTGCAATTTCATGCATCACATCGCCATTATCACCGCTTAGTAACTATAAACGAGTTCAAGCTTTTTTGTGCGCTTTTTAACACTTCAATTCAACACAATTGGGCGCGCCGCAGAGTCTCCACTCTATATCT TTTTGACTTTGGAGgggattttcttttcttttttccattccGTCATACCAGAACGGTCACCGTGCCGCCCTGCATAACAG GACTAAGAGGGGCTACCTATAAAGCTCCCGCTTTGGCCTCAACCCATCCGGTCAAACTACAAAAACATTCACCATCTTCCTTCAGAACACCCTTCTCTTCGTCCTTCTTGTCTCTTTTGGGTGCTGGTGGCGGTGCTGGTTGTAGACGGGTAGTGGTGATGATGGGATCTTCCGGTTTGAAGACAGCAAATTACTTGAGACATGTGGAATCTTTGAAAAGTTCCCCATCTGGGGCTGGTAATATCCCACAGTTGAACGCTGTAATTTTGGGTGAAGCTCTTGCTTCTGAAGAGAATGATCGTGTTTATCCTAGTGATGATTTCACTCGCCAGGCGTTGGTTCCTTCACCAAAGAAG TATTTGGAAATGTACAAAAGGTCAATTGAGGACCCTGCCGGTTTCTGGGCCGAGATTGCTTCCCAATTCTATTGGAAGCAAAAATGGGACCAACAAGTTTGCTCAGAGAATCTGGATATCAGGAAAGGCAATATCAAGATCGAG TGGTTCAAGGGCGGTATCACCAACATCTGCTATAATTGCGTGGACAGAAACATTGAAGCTGGATTAGGTGACAAAATGGCTATTTACTGGGAAGGCAACGAGCTTGGTGATGATGCCACTCTGACATACTCTCAGCTGCTCCATCAAGTTTGCCAG CTTgcaaattatttgaaagatattggtgtTAAAAAGGGTGATGCTGTAATTATTTACTTGCCCATGTTAATGGAACTCCCTATAGCTATGCTTGCATGCGCTCGCATTGGTGCAGTTCATTCG GTTGTATTTGCCGGATTCTCTGCAGAATCGCTTTCACAGAGAATCATGGACTGCAAACCAAAAGCTGTAATAACATGTAATGCTGTTAAGAGAGGCCCTAAGGTCATCCCACTGAAGGACATAGTCGATGCCGCCGTTGTTGACTGTGCCAATAATGGGGTCTCTGTAG ATGTGTGCTTAATTTATGATAATCAATCAGCAATGACAAGAGAAAACACTAAATGGCAGGAAGGAAGAGACATATGGTGGCAG GATGTCATCCCTAAATATCCAACTACTTGTGAAATAGAGTGGGTTGATGCAGAAGATCCTCTTTTTCTGCTCTATACTAGTGGGAGTACGGGAAAACCAAAG ggTGTTCTCCACACAACTGGAGGATATATGGTATACACTGCAACGACTTTCAAGTATGCATTTGACTACAAGCTGTCTGATGTCTACTG GTGTACTGCTGACTGTGGTTGGATTACGGGGCACAGTTATGTCACATATGGACCATTGCTCAATGGAGCTTCAGTGGTTGTATTTGAAGGG GCTCCAAATTATCCTGATTCTGGTCGCTGTTGGGACATTGTTGACAAATACAAGGTGACAATATTCTATACTGCACCAACTTTGGTGCGGTCTCTTATGCGTGAAGGTGATGAG TATGTTACCCGCTATTCTCGCAAATCCTTACGGGTCCTTGGAAGTGTAGGCGAGCCTATTAATCCAAGTGCATGGAG GTGGTTCTACAATGTAGTTGGAGACGCAAGGTGTCCTATATCTGACACTTGGTGGCAAACTGAAACTGGTGGCTTCATG ATTACTCCGTTACCTGGTGCCTGGCCACAGAAGCCTGGTTCTGCTACTTTTCCTTTCTTTGGGGTTCAG CCTGTCATAGTAGATGAGAAGGGTGTTGAGCTTGAAGGCGAGTGCAGTGGGTACCTTTGTGTGAAAACCTCATGGCCTGGTGCATTTCGGACTCTTTATGGTGATCATGAAAGATATGAAACTACATACTTTAAGCCTTTCGCTGGATATTATTTTTCTGGTGATGGCTGTTGCAG GGACAAGGATGGATATCACTGGCTCACTGGACGAGTTGATGATGTTATCAACGTTAG TGGACATCGTATTGGCACAGCAGAAGTGGAATCTGCTTTAGTTTCTCATCCACAATGTGCAGAAGCTGCTGTGGTTGGCATTGAGCACGAG GTGAAAGGACAGGGCATATATGCATTTGTAACTCTTGTGGAGGGTGTTCCTTACAGTGAGGTACTCCGGAAGAGCCTTATACTCACAGTGAGAAAGCAG ATCGGAGCATTTGCTGCGCCTGACAAAATCCATTGGGCCCCTGGCCTTCCGAAAACAAGGAGTGGAAAGATAATGAGGAGGATTCTGCGGAAAATCGCTTCCAGGCAGTTAGATGAGCTTGGCGACACAAGCACACTCGCAGATCCAGGTGTGGTGGATCAACTAATTGCACTTGCAGATAGCTGA
- the LOC123196516 gene encoding acetyl-coenzyme A synthetase, chloroplastic/glyoxysomal-like isoform X1, producing MSFCAFNPRRLFIIKFKRCPLQFHASHRHYHRLVTINEFKLFCALFNTSIQHNWARRRVSTLYLSFDFGGDFLFFFPFRHTRTVTVPPCITGSSPSLVGYHYNSLRLPGLGLRGATYKAPALASTHPVKLQKHSPSSFRTPFSSSFLSLLGAGGGAGCRRVVVMMGSSGLKTANYLRHVESLKSSPSGAGNIPQLNAVILGEALASEENDRVYPSDDFTRQALVPSPKKYLEMYKRSIEDPAGFWAEIASQFYWKQKWDQQVCSENLDIRKGNIKIEWFKGGITNICYNCVDRNIEAGLGDKMAIYWEGNELGDDATLTYSQLLHQVCQLANYLKDIGVKKGDAVIIYLPMLMELPIAMLACARIGAVHSVVFAGFSAESLSQRIMDCKPKAVITCNAVKRGPKVIPLKDIVDAAVVDCANNGVSVDVCLIYDNQSAMTRENTKWQEGRDIWWQDVIPKYPTTCEIEWVDAEDPLFLLYTSGSTGKPKGVLHTTGGYMVYTATTFKYAFDYKLSDVYWCTADCGWITGHSYVTYGPLLNGASVVVFEGAPNYPDSGRCWDIVDKYKVTIFYTAPTLVRSLMREGDEYVTRYSRKSLRVLGSVGEPINPSAWRWFYNVVGDARCPISDTWWQTETGGFMITPLPGAWPQKPGSATFPFFGVQPVIVDEKGVELEGECSGYLCVKTSWPGAFRTLYGDHERYETTYFKPFAGYYFSGDGCCRDKDGYHWLTGRVDDVINVSGHRIGTAEVESALVSHPQCAEAAVVGIEHEVKGQGIYAFVTLVEGVPYSEVLRKSLILTVRKQIGAFAAPDKIHWAPGLPKTRSGKIMRRILRKIASRQLDELGDTSTLADPGVVDQLIALADS from the exons ATGTCGTTTTGCGCTTTTAATCCCAGACGCTTATTTATCATCAAATTCAAACGCTGTCCGCTGCAATTTCATGCATCACATCGCCATTATCACCGCTTAGTAACTATAAACGAGTTCAAGCTTTTTTGTGCGCTTTTTAACACTTCAATTCAACACAATTGGGCGCGCCGCAGAGTCTCCACTCTATATCT CAGTTTTGACTTTGGAGgggattttcttttcttttttccattccGTCATACCAGAACGGTCACCGTGCCGCCCTGCATAACAG GTAGTAGTCCCAGTTTAGTTGGGTATCATTACAATAGTTTACGTCTACCCGGTTTAGGACTAAGAGGGGCTACCTATAAAGCTCCCGCTTTGGCCTCAACCCATCCGGTCAAACTACAAAAACATTCACCATCTTCCTTCAGAACACCCTTCTCTTCGTCCTTCTTGTCTCTTTTGGGTGCTGGTGGCGGTGCTGGTTGTAGACGGGTAGTGGTGATGATGGGATCTTCCGGTTTGAAGACAGCAAATTACTTGAGACATGTGGAATCTTTGAAAAGTTCCCCATCTGGGGCTGGTAATATCCCACAGTTGAACGCTGTAATTTTGGGTGAAGCTCTTGCTTCTGAAGAGAATGATCGTGTTTATCCTAGTGATGATTTCACTCGCCAGGCGTTGGTTCCTTCACCAAAGAAG TATTTGGAAATGTACAAAAGGTCAATTGAGGACCCTGCCGGTTTCTGGGCCGAGATTGCTTCCCAATTCTATTGGAAGCAAAAATGGGACCAACAAGTTTGCTCAGAGAATCTGGATATCAGGAAAGGCAATATCAAGATCGAG TGGTTCAAGGGCGGTATCACCAACATCTGCTATAATTGCGTGGACAGAAACATTGAAGCTGGATTAGGTGACAAAATGGCTATTTACTGGGAAGGCAACGAGCTTGGTGATGATGCCACTCTGACATACTCTCAGCTGCTCCATCAAGTTTGCCAG CTTgcaaattatttgaaagatattggtgtTAAAAAGGGTGATGCTGTAATTATTTACTTGCCCATGTTAATGGAACTCCCTATAGCTATGCTTGCATGCGCTCGCATTGGTGCAGTTCATTCG GTTGTATTTGCCGGATTCTCTGCAGAATCGCTTTCACAGAGAATCATGGACTGCAAACCAAAAGCTGTAATAACATGTAATGCTGTTAAGAGAGGCCCTAAGGTCATCCCACTGAAGGACATAGTCGATGCCGCCGTTGTTGACTGTGCCAATAATGGGGTCTCTGTAG ATGTGTGCTTAATTTATGATAATCAATCAGCAATGACAAGAGAAAACACTAAATGGCAGGAAGGAAGAGACATATGGTGGCAG GATGTCATCCCTAAATATCCAACTACTTGTGAAATAGAGTGGGTTGATGCAGAAGATCCTCTTTTTCTGCTCTATACTAGTGGGAGTACGGGAAAACCAAAG ggTGTTCTCCACACAACTGGAGGATATATGGTATACACTGCAACGACTTTCAAGTATGCATTTGACTACAAGCTGTCTGATGTCTACTG GTGTACTGCTGACTGTGGTTGGATTACGGGGCACAGTTATGTCACATATGGACCATTGCTCAATGGAGCTTCAGTGGTTGTATTTGAAGGG GCTCCAAATTATCCTGATTCTGGTCGCTGTTGGGACATTGTTGACAAATACAAGGTGACAATATTCTATACTGCACCAACTTTGGTGCGGTCTCTTATGCGTGAAGGTGATGAG TATGTTACCCGCTATTCTCGCAAATCCTTACGGGTCCTTGGAAGTGTAGGCGAGCCTATTAATCCAAGTGCATGGAG GTGGTTCTACAATGTAGTTGGAGACGCAAGGTGTCCTATATCTGACACTTGGTGGCAAACTGAAACTGGTGGCTTCATG ATTACTCCGTTACCTGGTGCCTGGCCACAGAAGCCTGGTTCTGCTACTTTTCCTTTCTTTGGGGTTCAG CCTGTCATAGTAGATGAGAAGGGTGTTGAGCTTGAAGGCGAGTGCAGTGGGTACCTTTGTGTGAAAACCTCATGGCCTGGTGCATTTCGGACTCTTTATGGTGATCATGAAAGATATGAAACTACATACTTTAAGCCTTTCGCTGGATATTATTTTTCTGGTGATGGCTGTTGCAG GGACAAGGATGGATATCACTGGCTCACTGGACGAGTTGATGATGTTATCAACGTTAG TGGACATCGTATTGGCACAGCAGAAGTGGAATCTGCTTTAGTTTCTCATCCACAATGTGCAGAAGCTGCTGTGGTTGGCATTGAGCACGAG GTGAAAGGACAGGGCATATATGCATTTGTAACTCTTGTGGAGGGTGTTCCTTACAGTGAGGTACTCCGGAAGAGCCTTATACTCACAGTGAGAAAGCAG ATCGGAGCATTTGCTGCGCCTGACAAAATCCATTGGGCCCCTGGCCTTCCGAAAACAAGGAGTGGAAAGATAATGAGGAGGATTCTGCGGAAAATCGCTTCCAGGCAGTTAGATGAGCTTGGCGACACAAGCACACTCGCAGATCCAGGTGTGGTGGATCAACTAATTGCACTTGCAGATAGCTGA
- the LOC123196516 gene encoding acetyl-coenzyme A synthetase, chloroplastic/glyoxysomal-like isoform X3: MSFCAFNPRRLFIIKFKRCPLQFHASHRHYHRLVTINEFKLFCALFNTSIQHNWARRRVSTLYLSFDFGGDFLFFFPFRHTRTVTVPPCITGLRGATYKAPALASTHPVKLQKHSPSSFRTPFSSSFLSLLGAGGGAGCRRVVVMMGSSGLKTANYLRHVESLKSSPSGAGNIPQLNAVILGEALASEENDRVYPSDDFTRQALVPSPKKYLEMYKRSIEDPAGFWAEIASQFYWKQKWDQQVCSENLDIRKGNIKIEWFKGGITNICYNCVDRNIEAGLGDKMAIYWEGNELGDDATLTYSQLLHQVCQLANYLKDIGVKKGDAVIIYLPMLMELPIAMLACARIGAVHSVVFAGFSAESLSQRIMDCKPKAVITCNAVKRGPKVIPLKDIVDAAVVDCANNGVSVDVCLIYDNQSAMTRENTKWQEGRDIWWQDVIPKYPTTCEIEWVDAEDPLFLLYTSGSTGKPKGVLHTTGGYMVYTATTFKYAFDYKLSDVYWCTADCGWITGHSYVTYGPLLNGASVVVFEGAPNYPDSGRCWDIVDKYKVTIFYTAPTLVRSLMREGDEYVTRYSRKSLRVLGSVGEPINPSAWRWFYNVVGDARCPISDTWWQTETGGFMITPLPGAWPQKPGSATFPFFGVQPVIVDEKGVELEGECSGYLCVKTSWPGAFRTLYGDHERYETTYFKPFAGYYFSGDGCCRDKDGYHWLTGRVDDVINVSGHRIGTAEVESALVSHPQCAEAAVVGIEHEVKGQGIYAFVTLVEGVPYSEVLRKSLILTVRKQIGAFAAPDKIHWAPGLPKTRSGKIMRRILRKIASRQLDELGDTSTLADPGVVDQLIALADS, from the exons ATGTCGTTTTGCGCTTTTAATCCCAGACGCTTATTTATCATCAAATTCAAACGCTGTCCGCTGCAATTTCATGCATCACATCGCCATTATCACCGCTTAGTAACTATAAACGAGTTCAAGCTTTTTTGTGCGCTTTTTAACACTTCAATTCAACACAATTGGGCGCGCCGCAGAGTCTCCACTCTATATCT CAGTTTTGACTTTGGAGgggattttcttttcttttttccattccGTCATACCAGAACGGTCACCGTGCCGCCCTGCATAACAG GACTAAGAGGGGCTACCTATAAAGCTCCCGCTTTGGCCTCAACCCATCCGGTCAAACTACAAAAACATTCACCATCTTCCTTCAGAACACCCTTCTCTTCGTCCTTCTTGTCTCTTTTGGGTGCTGGTGGCGGTGCTGGTTGTAGACGGGTAGTGGTGATGATGGGATCTTCCGGTTTGAAGACAGCAAATTACTTGAGACATGTGGAATCTTTGAAAAGTTCCCCATCTGGGGCTGGTAATATCCCACAGTTGAACGCTGTAATTTTGGGTGAAGCTCTTGCTTCTGAAGAGAATGATCGTGTTTATCCTAGTGATGATTTCACTCGCCAGGCGTTGGTTCCTTCACCAAAGAAG TATTTGGAAATGTACAAAAGGTCAATTGAGGACCCTGCCGGTTTCTGGGCCGAGATTGCTTCCCAATTCTATTGGAAGCAAAAATGGGACCAACAAGTTTGCTCAGAGAATCTGGATATCAGGAAAGGCAATATCAAGATCGAG TGGTTCAAGGGCGGTATCACCAACATCTGCTATAATTGCGTGGACAGAAACATTGAAGCTGGATTAGGTGACAAAATGGCTATTTACTGGGAAGGCAACGAGCTTGGTGATGATGCCACTCTGACATACTCTCAGCTGCTCCATCAAGTTTGCCAG CTTgcaaattatttgaaagatattggtgtTAAAAAGGGTGATGCTGTAATTATTTACTTGCCCATGTTAATGGAACTCCCTATAGCTATGCTTGCATGCGCTCGCATTGGTGCAGTTCATTCG GTTGTATTTGCCGGATTCTCTGCAGAATCGCTTTCACAGAGAATCATGGACTGCAAACCAAAAGCTGTAATAACATGTAATGCTGTTAAGAGAGGCCCTAAGGTCATCCCACTGAAGGACATAGTCGATGCCGCCGTTGTTGACTGTGCCAATAATGGGGTCTCTGTAG ATGTGTGCTTAATTTATGATAATCAATCAGCAATGACAAGAGAAAACACTAAATGGCAGGAAGGAAGAGACATATGGTGGCAG GATGTCATCCCTAAATATCCAACTACTTGTGAAATAGAGTGGGTTGATGCAGAAGATCCTCTTTTTCTGCTCTATACTAGTGGGAGTACGGGAAAACCAAAG ggTGTTCTCCACACAACTGGAGGATATATGGTATACACTGCAACGACTTTCAAGTATGCATTTGACTACAAGCTGTCTGATGTCTACTG GTGTACTGCTGACTGTGGTTGGATTACGGGGCACAGTTATGTCACATATGGACCATTGCTCAATGGAGCTTCAGTGGTTGTATTTGAAGGG GCTCCAAATTATCCTGATTCTGGTCGCTGTTGGGACATTGTTGACAAATACAAGGTGACAATATTCTATACTGCACCAACTTTGGTGCGGTCTCTTATGCGTGAAGGTGATGAG TATGTTACCCGCTATTCTCGCAAATCCTTACGGGTCCTTGGAAGTGTAGGCGAGCCTATTAATCCAAGTGCATGGAG GTGGTTCTACAATGTAGTTGGAGACGCAAGGTGTCCTATATCTGACACTTGGTGGCAAACTGAAACTGGTGGCTTCATG ATTACTCCGTTACCTGGTGCCTGGCCACAGAAGCCTGGTTCTGCTACTTTTCCTTTCTTTGGGGTTCAG CCTGTCATAGTAGATGAGAAGGGTGTTGAGCTTGAAGGCGAGTGCAGTGGGTACCTTTGTGTGAAAACCTCATGGCCTGGTGCATTTCGGACTCTTTATGGTGATCATGAAAGATATGAAACTACATACTTTAAGCCTTTCGCTGGATATTATTTTTCTGGTGATGGCTGTTGCAG GGACAAGGATGGATATCACTGGCTCACTGGACGAGTTGATGATGTTATCAACGTTAG TGGACATCGTATTGGCACAGCAGAAGTGGAATCTGCTTTAGTTTCTCATCCACAATGTGCAGAAGCTGCTGTGGTTGGCATTGAGCACGAG GTGAAAGGACAGGGCATATATGCATTTGTAACTCTTGTGGAGGGTGTTCCTTACAGTGAGGTACTCCGGAAGAGCCTTATACTCACAGTGAGAAAGCAG ATCGGAGCATTTGCTGCGCCTGACAAAATCCATTGGGCCCCTGGCCTTCCGAAAACAAGGAGTGGAAAGATAATGAGGAGGATTCTGCGGAAAATCGCTTCCAGGCAGTTAGATGAGCTTGGCGACACAAGCACACTCGCAGATCCAGGTGTGGTGGATCAACTAATTGCACTTGCAGATAGCTGA